The following are from one region of the Mesorhizobium sp. B4-1-4 genome:
- a CDS encoding alpha-D-ribose 1-methylphosphonate 5-triphosphate diphosphatase: MNRAELHPMKVIEAWPDQDCLNESGRSETILANARIVTGSECFCGTVRIRNGVIADISHGTSAAAEAVDMNGDFLIPGIVDVHTDHLEKHVLPRAGMMWDPTSAAIAYDVQIIAAGTTTVFDSLTVGAGASTERQRLLPVMLKGIQQARAHQALKADHFLHLRCDAEDPSLLDIVPQYLDRSDLRFVTIMDDGPHRNLERFRRIQVYKGRSAAEIENMIAANKASFARNQFNRTRLLELCRERRIACASHDDTTAAHIEEAVAAGSNIAEFPISMEAARAARAAGMTAIVGAPNIVAGRSHIGNVSVRELADLRLFDIICSDYIPASLLRAIWYLPTMPNGPSLPEAVAMGTLNPARTFGFPDRGEIAIGKRADLVRVADIEGPIVRSVWLRGRRML; the protein is encoded by the coding sequence ATGAATAGAGCGGAGCTCCATCCCATGAAAGTTATCGAGGCTTGGCCCGACCAGGATTGCCTAAACGAAAGCGGACGTTCGGAAACAATATTAGCAAACGCTAGAATAGTCACGGGATCGGAATGCTTTTGCGGAACCGTCAGGATCAGGAACGGCGTGATCGCTGATATCTCCCACGGCACATCGGCGGCTGCCGAGGCAGTGGATATGAACGGCGATTTCCTGATCCCCGGGATTGTGGATGTTCACACCGATCATCTCGAAAAGCACGTCCTGCCCCGCGCGGGAATGATGTGGGATCCGACGAGTGCGGCAATCGCTTATGATGTTCAGATCATCGCTGCTGGCACGACGACCGTGTTTGACTCCCTGACCGTAGGCGCAGGCGCCAGCACCGAACGGCAGCGTCTCTTGCCGGTCATGCTCAAAGGAATTCAGCAAGCACGAGCGCACCAGGCGTTGAAGGCCGACCATTTCCTTCACCTTCGATGTGACGCAGAGGATCCAAGCCTCCTCGATATCGTGCCGCAATACCTTGATCGCTCGGATCTGCGCTTTGTGACGATCATGGATGACGGTCCCCACCGCAACCTCGAGCGTTTCCGCCGTATTCAGGTCTACAAGGGCCGAAGTGCGGCCGAGATCGAAAACATGATCGCGGCAAACAAGGCCTCCTTCGCGCGCAACCAATTCAACAGGACGCGGCTGCTTGAACTGTGCCGGGAGCGAAGGATCGCTTGCGCAAGTCACGACGACACGACCGCTGCCCATATCGAGGAAGCCGTCGCGGCCGGGTCAAACATCGCGGAATTTCCCATTTCCATGGAAGCTGCGCGAGCCGCACGCGCCGCGGGCATGACAGCCATTGTCGGCGCACCGAACATCGTCGCCGGGCGGTCGCACATTGGCAATGTTTCCGTGCGCGAACTCGCCGACCTCCGCCTCTTCGACATTATTTGCTCTGACTACATCCCAGCGAGCCTGCTGCGAGCGATTTGGTATCTTCCAACTATGCCCAATGGACCATCGCTTCCGGAAGCTGTGGCAATGGGGACCCTCAATCCAGCAAGAACTTTTGGTTTCCCGGACCGGGGCGAAATTGCGATCGGCAAACGCGCCGACCTTGTAAGGGTCGCCGACATAGAGGGTCCAATCGTCCGGTCCGTTTGGCTTCGTGGCAGGCGGATGCTCTGA